In uncultured Bacteroides sp., one genomic interval encodes:
- the nhaA gene encoding Na+/H+ antiporter NhaA produces MIQKLQKIILPTKLFKEFFESEKAGGMILIVCTLISLILANSAIGTQYHNLWLAQFARHSIEHWINDGLMSIFFLLIGLELEREIHLGELSNVKDALLPFVGALGGMIIPAGLFLLFNYGTATQPGAGIPMATDIAFALGILSLLGNKVPTSLKVFLAALAVIDDLGAILVIAIFYTQTLLWSNLLIALGIFVLLLLLNRFKVRSLIPYLIGGVAMWYFMLHSGVHATITGVLLAFAIPFSNGDNKSPSTTLEHFLNKPVAFFILPLFAMANTCLLIEGNWTSGLLQVGSLGIIIGLVVGKPMGIWFFSFIGVKLGLCTLPPELKWRHILGVGFLGGIGFTMSIFITLLAFNNAEILNNLKIAILVASTIAGIIGYLWLRITFKKTPPGT; encoded by the coding sequence ATGATACAAAAACTACAGAAAATAATACTGCCGACAAAGCTATTTAAAGAATTCTTCGAAAGCGAGAAAGCTGGAGGGATGATTTTAATTGTATGTACATTGATCTCCTTAATCCTTGCCAATTCAGCCATTGGTACACAGTATCATAATTTATGGTTAGCACAATTTGCCAGGCATAGTATTGAACATTGGATCAATGACGGACTGATGAGCATTTTCTTTCTGCTGATAGGACTTGAACTAGAGAGGGAAATACACCTAGGCGAGCTGTCTAACGTTAAAGATGCCTTATTACCATTCGTTGGTGCATTGGGAGGTATGATTATTCCGGCAGGATTATTTCTGTTGTTTAACTACGGAACAGCCACCCAACCCGGAGCAGGTATACCAATGGCCACAGATATTGCTTTTGCTTTAGGAATACTATCCCTCTTGGGTAATAAAGTTCCTACATCATTAAAAGTCTTTTTAGCTGCATTAGCTGTTATCGACGATCTAGGGGCTATCCTCGTTATTGCTATCTTCTATACTCAAACACTTCTATGGTCAAACTTACTTATAGCATTAGGAATCTTTGTTCTTCTTTTGCTCCTCAACAGATTCAAAGTTAGAAGTTTAATACCTTATCTCATTGGCGGAGTAGCCATGTGGTATTTTATGCTTCATTCAGGAGTTCACGCCACTATAACGGGTGTTCTGTTGGCCTTTGCAATTCCATTTTCCAACGGAGATAATAAATCACCATCTACAACCCTCGAACATTTCCTAAACAAACCGGTAGCATTCTTTATACTTCCATTGTTTGCCATGGCAAATACCTGTCTTTTAATAGAAGGTAACTGGACAAGTGGGTTGCTACAAGTTGGCAGTCTGGGAATCATCATTGGTCTGGTAGTTGGAAAACCAATGGGTATTTGGTTCTTTTCCTTTATTGGAGTTAAGTTGGGACTATGCACTCTACCACCAGAACTTAAATGGAGGCATATTTTAGGAGTAGGATTCCTGGGAGGAATAGGCTTTACCATGTCTATCTTTATCACGCTTCTAGCCTTTAACAATGCAGAAATTCTGAACAATTTAAAGATAGCCATACTTGTAGCATCAACTATTGCCGGAATCATTGGTTATCTATGGCTCAGAATTACATTTAAAAAAACTCCTCCCGGAACCTAA
- a CDS encoding patatin family protein yields the protein MTIDKNTGLVLEGGGMRGVFTCGVLDYFMDHNIRFPYTIGVSAGACNGLSYISRQRGRAKCSNIDLLDKYHYIGLKHLLKKRNIMDYDLLFGEFPERILPYDYDAYFSSPDRFVMVTTNCVTGEANYFEEKKDKQRVLDICKASSSLPIVCPIVYVDGVPMLDGGIVDSIPLLRAVEDGYQNNVVVLTRNRGYRKEAKDHKIPSIIYRKYPNIREALSRRCAVYNEQLELVERMEDEGQITVIRPEKPIVVDRIEKDVMKLTDLYNEGYACAGKIMHSVAQNIHPTI from the coding sequence ATGACAATAGATAAAAATACAGGATTAGTTCTTGAAGGTGGCGGTATGCGCGGAGTTTTTACCTGTGGAGTATTGGATTATTTTATGGATCACAATATCCGTTTTCCTTATACCATAGGAGTTTCGGCGGGTGCCTGCAATGGCTTATCGTATATTTCCCGCCAACGTGGACGTGCAAAATGCAGTAACATTGATTTGCTCGATAAATACCATTATATAGGCTTAAAGCATCTTCTAAAAAAGAGGAATATCATGGACTACGATCTTCTTTTCGGTGAGTTTCCTGAAAGAATCCTTCCTTATGATTACGATGCTTATTTTTCTTCGCCCGATCGCTTTGTGATGGTTACAACCAACTGTGTAACCGGAGAAGCCAATTACTTTGAAGAAAAGAAAGACAAACAGCGTGTACTCGATATTTGTAAAGCATCGAGCAGTTTACCCATTGTTTGCCCCATAGTTTACGTTGACGGAGTTCCGATGCTTGATGGTGGAATAGTTGATTCCATTCCATTGCTTCGTGCCGTGGAAGACGGATATCAAAACAATGTAGTGGTTTTAACCCGCAACAGAGGTTATAGAAAAGAAGCAAAAGATCACAAAATACCTTCTATTATTTATCGCAAGTACCCAAATATCCGTGAAGCCTTAAGCCGCCGTTGTGCTGTGTATAATGAACAACTTGAACTAGTAGAGCGTATGGAAGATGAAGGGCAGATTACCGTTATCCGTCCGGAAAAGCCAATAGTTGTAGATAGAATTGAAAAAGATGTGATGAAACTCACAGATTTGTATAATGAAGGTTATGCCTGTGCCGGTAAAATAATGCATTCTGTGGCACAAAATATCCATCCAACTATATAA
- a CDS encoding chloride channel protein, with product MEIEKKSLLQRFIHWREKHIKEKQFILLLSFVVGICTAFAALILKLLIHEIQNLLTNNFNTTGVNYLYLVYPVVGIFLAGLFVRNIVKDDISHGVTKILYSISRRQGRIKRHNIWSSVIASAITIGCGGSVGAEAPIVLTGSAIGSNLGSVFKMEHKTLMLLVGCGAAGAVAGIFKAPIAGLVFTLEVLMIDLTMASLLPLLISSVTAATVSYIFMGTEAMFKFNLDQPFEMGRIPYVILLGVFCGLISLYFTRAMNSIESVFGKLGGPYQKLVFGGAMLSILIFLFPPLYGEGYDTINLLLKGVASGEWQTVMNNSLFYGSNNLLLIYLFLIIIFKVFASSATNGGGGCGGIFAPSLFLGCIGGFIFSHFSNQLGYFIDLPEKNFALMGMAGVMSGVMHAPLTGIFLIAELTGGYDLFLPLMICSVSSYLTIIIFEPHSLYSMRLAKKGQLLTHHKDRAVLTLMKTDILVETDFQQVSPEMTLGDLVKVISLAKRNLFPVVDKSGVFQGIVLLDDIRNIIFRQELYHKYTVGKLMISAPAKLIVTDSMEQVMQTFDETNAWNLPVVDEDDKYLGFVSKSKIFNSYRQLLVNFSEE from the coding sequence ATGGAAATAGAAAAAAAAAGTTTGTTACAACGTTTTATTCATTGGAGAGAAAAGCATATTAAAGAAAAGCAATTTATTCTTTTACTTAGTTTTGTAGTAGGAATTTGTACTGCTTTTGCTGCATTAATTTTAAAATTATTGATTCATGAGATTCAGAATCTGCTAACCAATAATTTTAATACGACTGGTGTCAACTACCTTTATTTGGTTTATCCTGTTGTTGGTATTTTTTTAGCAGGTCTTTTTGTGCGCAATATAGTTAAAGATGATATTAGTCACGGTGTGACAAAAATCTTATATTCTATTTCAAGAAGGCAAGGTAGAATAAAAAGACACAATATCTGGTCATCGGTGATAGCCAGTGCTATTACTATCGGATGTGGTGGATCTGTAGGAGCCGAGGCTCCAATCGTACTTACTGGCTCTGCTATCGGATCTAATTTAGGTAGTGTCTTTAAGATGGAGCACAAAACATTGATGTTACTCGTGGGGTGCGGAGCTGCAGGAGCAGTTGCCGGTATATTTAAAGCTCCTATTGCAGGGTTGGTTTTTACATTGGAAGTGTTGATGATTGATCTTACTATGGCTTCACTTCTGCCTTTGTTAATTTCTTCTGTTACGGCTGCCACTGTATCCTATATTTTTATGGGTACGGAGGCTATGTTTAAGTTTAATCTTGATCAGCCGTTTGAAATGGGGCGTATTCCATACGTTATCCTTTTGGGCGTGTTTTGTGGACTAATTTCTTTATATTTTACGCGTGCTATGAATTCAATTGAAAGTGTATTTGGAAAACTAGGCGGCCCATACCAAAAACTTGTATTTGGGGGTGCTATGCTAAGTATACTGATCTTCCTTTTCCCTCCTCTATACGGCGAAGGTTACGATACAATCAATTTGTTACTTAAGGGAGTAGCCTCAGGAGAATGGCAAACGGTGATGAATAATTCGCTCTTTTATGGGAGTAATAACCTGCTTTTAATATACCTGTTTCTCATTATTATTTTCAAAGTATTTGCTTCAAGCGCAACGAACGGTGGTGGAGGATGTGGCGGTATATTTGCTCCTAGTTTATTTCTTGGATGTATAGGAGGATTTATCTTTTCTCATTTCTCTAATCAATTAGGATATTTCATTGACTTGCCGGAAAAAAACTTCGCATTGATGGGAATGGCTGGGGTAATGTCGGGAGTGATGCATGCACCTCTAACTGGCATTTTTCTTATAGCTGAGTTAACAGGAGGGTATGATCTTTTTCTTCCTTTAATGATCTGTTCCGTAAGTTCTTATCTTACTATTATCATTTTTGAACCTCATAGCCTTTATTCTATGCGTCTGGCTAAAAAAGGACAACTACTCACTCATCATAAAGATAGGGCAGTTCTAACGTTGATGAAAACGGATATACTTGTAGAAACTGATTTTCAACAAGTGTCTCCCGAAATGACTTTAGGAGATTTGGTAAAAGTAATCTCTCTTGCAAAAAGAAATCTATTTCCTGTAGTCGACAAATCTGGTGTATTTCAAGGAATAGTTTTACTGGATGATATACGTAATATAATATTCCGACAAGAGTTATATCATAAATACACTGTAGGTAAATTGATGATTTCTGCTCCGGCAAAGTTGATAGTTACAGATTCAATGGAACAGGTAATGCAAACCTTTGATGAAACTAATGCATGGAATCTGCCTGTGGTAGACGAAGATGATAAATATTTAGGGTTTGTATCTAAATCCAAGATATTTAATTCGTATAGACAACTTTTGGTAAACTTCTCAGAGGAATAG
- a CDS encoding NifB/NifX family molybdenum-iron cluster-binding protein, producing the protein MKIAITSTGNTLKSKLDKHFGSCLFFSIYDTETKDVEFIHNPKNKAEERIRSATVDFVASIPVEKVVSGIFGFKVKALLVELRIQMVTIKDYEKTIEDIINLLDQ; encoded by the coding sequence ATGAAAATAGCTATTACAAGTACAGGAAACACGTTAAAAAGTAAACTGGATAAACATTTTGGATCTTGTTTATTTTTCTCAATTTACGACACAGAAACAAAAGACGTTGAATTTATCCATAATCCTAAAAATAAAGCAGAAGAGAGAATAAGATCGGCTACGGTTGATTTTGTTGCATCTATTCCTGTTGAAAAAGTTGTTTCAGGGATATTCGGATTTAAAGTTAAAGCATTGTTGGTTGAATTAAGGATTCAAATGGTCACAATTAAAGATTATGAAAAGACTATTGAAGATATAATTAATTTATTAGATCAATAA
- a CDS encoding cation:proton antiporter, whose product MDLVAIISFCILLLLAYVFDISSSKTKIPSVILLLSLGFLVKQVVNIFKFKIPDLNPTLPFLGTIGLVLIVLESSLELELNKSKLYFIWKSFILALLPMLVTSFGLAFAFQYFGGYSFKDSLSNTIPLAIISSAIAIPSSNNLLKSDKTFIVYESSFSDILGVILFNLIITNNNFGFKLVGHFIFEVFFIIVISCGTTLGLAFFLSKIKHHIKFIPMILMILLIYSISKMFHLPALIFILFFGLFLCNIDKFKNYRFINIFNTIAFYKEVRRFKILASEFSFLIRALFFLLFGYLIETNELFNENTIFEALCITAGIFIIRALFLKLLKLPINPLLYIAPRGLISILLFLSIPEVQKIEIANKSLLIQVIILTAMIMMFGLMKCKNNDTKTTENNTADKAI is encoded by the coding sequence ATGGATCTTGTAGCTATTATTTCTTTTTGTATCTTACTACTTTTAGCCTATGTTTTTGATATTAGTTCTTCAAAGACTAAGATCCCTTCAGTTATATTATTATTAAGCTTAGGCTTTCTAGTAAAGCAAGTTGTAAATATATTCAAGTTTAAAATCCCTGATTTAAATCCTACATTACCTTTTCTTGGTACAATCGGATTGGTTCTAATCGTATTAGAAAGTTCATTAGAATTAGAGCTCAATAAATCCAAACTATATTTTATTTGGAAATCATTTATTCTTGCTTTACTACCTATGCTTGTAACAAGTTTTGGCTTAGCTTTTGCTTTTCAATATTTTGGAGGTTATTCATTTAAAGATTCTTTAAGTAATACAATACCACTAGCTATTATTAGTAGTGCAATTGCTATACCAAGTAGTAACAATTTATTAAAATCAGATAAAACTTTTATCGTTTATGAAAGTAGTTTTTCTGATATTTTAGGAGTAATTCTTTTTAATCTAATAATTACGAATAACAATTTTGGTTTCAAATTGGTTGGGCACTTCATCTTTGAAGTCTTTTTCATTATAGTTATTTCTTGTGGAACAACTTTGGGGTTAGCTTTTTTCTTAAGCAAAATAAAGCATCACATAAAATTTATCCCCATGATATTGATGATACTATTGATTTATTCTATTTCAAAGATGTTTCATTTACCAGCATTAATATTCATCTTATTTTTTGGCTTATTTCTATGCAATATAGATAAATTTAAGAATTATAGATTTATCAATATATTCAACACCATTGCTTTTTACAAAGAAGTTCGTAGATTTAAAATCTTAGCATCTGAATTTTCTTTTTTAATAAGGGCATTATTTTTCTTACTTTTTGGATATCTTATAGAAACTAATGAACTATTCAACGAAAATACAATATTCGAAGCACTCTGTATCACTGCCGGAATTTTTATTATTAGAGCATTATTCTTAAAACTATTGAAATTGCCAATAAATCCATTACTTTATATTGCACCAAGAGGATTAATTTCTATTTTACTTTTTCTATCTATCCCAGAAGTACAGAAAATAGAAATAGCGAACAAATCACTTCTCATCCAGGTTATTATTTTAACAGCAATGATAATGATGTTTGGTTTAATGAAATGCAAGAATAATGATACAAAAACTACAGAAAATAATACTGCCGACAAAGCTATTTAA
- a CDS encoding C1 family peptidase, translating to MKKIISIVLFSALCFSVSAKEKAKKEEGFVFTTVKENPITSIKNQNRSSTCWSFSGAAFLESELLRKGKGTYDLSEMYIVHHTMEDRAEKYVRLHSEGSFGPGGSFYDVMYCLKNYGLEPQEAMTGLHYGDSLPVHNELDAVMKGYLDAIAKSNLKKLTPVWKRGFDAVVSNYLGARPEYFNYNGKKYDAKAFARELDLNADDYVSITSYTHHPFYSQFALEIQDNWRNGESYNLPLDEFMAVIDNAVNNGYTVAWGSDVSETGFTRNGIAVVPEEIKTADLSGSDMARWTGLTKDEKNKELTAKPRPEKEITQKMRQEGFDNWETTDDHGMLIYGIAKDQNGKDYYMVKNSWGTDNKYKGTWYASKAFVQYKTINILVHKSALPKEIADKLGIKL from the coding sequence ATGAAAAAGATTATCAGTATTGTTCTTTTTTCCGCCCTCTGTTTTAGTGTTTCGGCGAAAGAAAAAGCGAAGAAAGAGGAAGGATTTGTCTTCACTACAGTAAAAGAAAACCCTATAACATCTATAAAGAACCAGAACCGTTCTAGTACTTGTTGGAGCTTCTCGGGTGCAGCATTCCTTGAATCGGAATTACTTCGTAAAGGCAAAGGCACTTATGACCTTTCTGAAATGTATATTGTACACCACACAATGGAAGACCGTGCTGAAAAATATGTTCGTCTTCACAGTGAAGGCTCATTCGGACCTGGTGGAAGCTTTTACGATGTAATGTACTGCCTTAAAAATTACGGACTGGAACCACAGGAAGCCATGACCGGATTGCATTATGGTGACTCTCTTCCTGTTCATAACGAACTGGATGCTGTAATGAAAGGATATCTTGATGCTATAGCTAAGAGTAATTTAAAGAAACTTACTCCGGTATGGAAAAGAGGTTTTGATGCTGTAGTTAGCAACTACCTTGGTGCACGTCCTGAATATTTTAATTATAACGGAAAGAAATACGATGCAAAAGCATTTGCCAGAGAACTGGACTTGAATGCTGACGATTATGTTTCAATTACTTCATATACTCACCACCCATTCTATTCTCAGTTTGCTCTTGAAATTCAGGACAACTGGCGTAATGGTGAATCATACAACTTGCCTCTTGATGAGTTTATGGCAGTAATCGATAATGCTGTAAATAACGGATACACTGTAGCATGGGGAAGTGACGTAAGTGAAACAGGATTTACTCGCAACGGTATTGCTGTAGTTCCTGAAGAAATTAAGACTGCTGATTTAAGTGGATCGGACATGGCTAGATGGACAGGTTTAACAAAAGACGAAAAGAACAAAGAACTGACTGCAAAACCAAGACCAGAAAAAGAGATTACTCAGAAAATGCGTCAGGAAGGCTTTGACAACTGGGAAACAACAGATGACCATGGTATGCTTATCTACGGTATTGCAAAAGATCAGAACGGCAAAGATTACTATATGGTAAAGAATTCATGGGGAACTGACAACAAGTACAAAGGTACCTGGTATGCTTCTAAAGCATTTGTTCAATACAAAACCATAAACATTCTTGTTCACAAAAGTGCTCTTCCTAAAGAGATTGCTGACAAACTTGGTATTAAATTATAA
- a CDS encoding cation:proton antiporter has translation MSKIKKDYLIYFIMLVLFSGMIYVALEEGGRFDHFSIAHVPQGGTGDSFQMFKTILIEKVNSPFTILLLQIIVILVTVRLFSYLFKYIGQPGVIGEIVAGIVLGPSLFGYLFPDFFGFLFRPDSLGNLQIVSQIGLILFMFVIGMELDFSTLKNKINETLVISHAGILVPFFLGVISSYWIYEEYAAQQTAFLPFALFIGISMSITAFPVLARIIQEKNLTKTPVGILSIASAANDDVTAWCLLAVVIAISKAGTFGSALYAVALTFVYIAVMFLVIRPFLKKIGDVYANKEVINKTFVGFIFIILIVSSTLTEVLGIHALFGAFIAGVVMPSNFGFRKVLMEKVEDVSLVFFLPLFFAFTGLHTQIGLINSPSLFGVLGLLVAVAIAGKLGGCTIAARLVGESWKNSLIVGTLMNTRGLMQLVALNIGYEMGILPPSIFVILIIMALVTTFMTTPLLTLVEKIFEITKPPISLTKKLILCFGRIESGKDLLSVYELLFGPRLKQKELIAAHYTLGTDVNPIQAKQYEEESFDLLNTEAQRASIKVDCRYKVTDKLIQDITHLVQTEKPDLLLLGAGSNYMLEGGTQVLPLLGLFRNKVDDIIGQVNCDVAVFVNRGYRHGNIALVLGGAIDSFMLLYLESLLMNGIKDIHLYLFVGDDKFTKKVNDLLERYPEQVVLHPIHDLSEISYRSVDGLLILSHTVCEKIAEDKEEYEALPSLLVMSPKGDTK, from the coding sequence ATGAGTAAAATAAAGAAAGACTATCTGATATATTTTATAATGCTGGTTCTATTCTCCGGTATGATTTATGTAGCTTTGGAAGAGGGTGGACGTTTTGATCATTTTTCCATAGCACATGTTCCGCAAGGAGGTACAGGAGATAGTTTTCAGATGTTTAAAACTATTTTAATAGAAAAAGTTAATAGTCCGTTTACAATTTTATTACTGCAGATAATAGTGATATTGGTTACTGTTCGTCTTTTTTCTTATCTGTTTAAATATATTGGTCAGCCAGGTGTTATAGGTGAAATTGTTGCAGGTATTGTACTAGGCCCATCCTTGTTTGGTTATTTATTCCCAGATTTCTTTGGATTTCTTTTCCGGCCAGATTCGCTAGGAAATCTTCAGATTGTAAGTCAGATTGGACTTATCTTGTTTATGTTCGTAATAGGCATGGAACTCGATTTTAGTACGCTCAAAAATAAGATAAACGAAACGCTTGTTATTAGTCATGCCGGAATATTGGTTCCTTTTTTTCTTGGTGTGATTTCCTCTTACTGGATTTATGAAGAGTATGCCGCACAACAAACAGCTTTTTTGCCTTTTGCTCTTTTTATCGGTATCTCAATGAGCATAACAGCTTTTCCAGTTCTTGCTCGTATTATTCAGGAAAAGAATCTTACGAAAACGCCAGTTGGTATACTTTCTATTGCTTCGGCAGCAAATGATGATGTTACCGCATGGTGCTTACTGGCAGTTGTTATTGCTATTTCAAAAGCCGGAACATTTGGAAGTGCACTATATGCAGTTGCCCTTACCTTTGTATACATAGCCGTTATGTTTTTAGTGATTCGTCCGTTCCTGAAAAAAATTGGAGATGTATATGCAAATAAAGAGGTGATTAATAAAACCTTTGTAGGGTTTATCTTTATTATATTAATAGTTTCATCCACATTAACAGAGGTTCTAGGTATTCATGCTTTGTTTGGGGCTTTTATTGCCGGAGTAGTGATGCCTTCAAACTTTGGTTTTCGTAAGGTTTTAATGGAAAAAGTAGAGGATGTTTCTCTGGTGTTCTTTCTCCCTCTTTTCTTTGCTTTTACAGGGTTACATACTCAAATAGGATTAATTAATAGCCCAAGTTTATTTGGCGTTCTGGGATTGCTGGTGGCAGTTGCCATTGCTGGAAAGCTTGGTGGTTGTACAATTGCTGCCCGATTGGTTGGAGAGTCATGGAAAAATAGCTTGATAGTAGGAACATTGATGAATACACGCGGATTAATGCAATTGGTTGCATTAAATATTGGATATGAAATGGGAATACTTCCTCCTTCTATCTTTGTAATCCTCATTATCATGGCCTTAGTCACTACATTTATGACTACTCCTCTACTTACTTTAGTGGAAAAAATATTTGAAATAACAAAACCACCAATAAGTCTCACAAAAAAGCTTATTCTTTGTTTTGGCCGAATAGAGTCGGGAAAAGATTTACTTTCTGTTTATGAGTTGCTTTTCGGTCCTAGGTTGAAACAAAAAGAACTGATTGCTGCACATTACACACTTGGCACAGATGTGAATCCAATACAGGCTAAACAGTATGAGGAAGAAAGCTTTGATTTATTAAATACAGAAGCACAAAGAGCTTCTATAAAAGTGGACTGTCGCTATAAAGTCACAGATAAACTGATACAGGATATAACACATCTGGTTCAAACGGAAAAGCCTGACTTATTATTACTGGGTGCCGGTAGTAATTACATGCTGGAAGGTGGAACTCAGGTACTTCCTCTTCTTGGCTTATTCAGAAATAAAGTAGACGATATAATTGGGCAGGTGAATTGTGATGTTGCAGTTTTTGTTAATCGAGGATACCGGCATGGCAATATTGCGCTAGTTCTTGGCGGAGCAATCGATTCTTTTATGCTGTTATATTTGGAATCGTTGCTGATGAATGGAATAAAGGATATTCATTTATATCTTTTTGTTGGCGATGATAAGTTTACAAAAAAAGTGAACGATCTTTTAGAAAGGTATCCTGAACAGGTTGTTTTGCATCCTATTCATGATTTGTCTGAGATTAGCTATAGAAGTGTGGATGGATTATTGATTTTGAGCCATACTGTTTGCGAGAAAATAGCTGAGGATAAGGAAGAATATGAGGCTTTGCCATCGTTATTGGTAATGAGTCCGAAAGGCGATACTAAATAA